From the Pedobacter cryoconitis genome, one window contains:
- a CDS encoding error-prone DNA polymerase: MEYSELQVTSNFSFLRGASHPHEMVNQAAAFGYRKIAITDRNTLAGIVRAHVAAKDKEIKIIPACRLDLLDGPSLLAYPTDREGYGRLSALLTKGNLRAEKGQCHLHKADVYEHAKGILFTVVMPNQLNRHFNFEDSFIQHINEYKEALNKQLYLSATRSYLGNDDKLIFRVEQLSKRYNIPAVATNNVHYHEPSRRELQDILTCVREKCTIHDAGFRLNQNAERFMKPVAEMYRLFRKYPDTVRNTMFIAEACTFSLDELKYIYPEEINQSGRSPMEELEYLTWKGAHEFYGALIPEKVVNMVNHEMEFVKKMDYANYFLFVEDIVREARSRNILCQGRGSAANSAICFCLGITSVNPMKFDLLFERFISPARNEPPDIDVDFEHERREEIMQYVYKKYGRDRAAIVATVTQLHQKGALRDVGKAMGLSVDTINRLSNSVWKLTDEWFEGKRLTEQGLNPNDPHLKKTLELTSQMMGFPRQLGQHTGGFVVTNGKLTDLCPILNARMDDRTNIEWNKDDIDALGFLKVDVLALGMLTCIRKAFDECKQHYGLNLTLANVPQDDPGVYDMICLADTLGVFQIESRAQMSMLPRLKPRGFYDLVIEVAIVRPGPIQGDMVHPYLRRRNGEEDVEYPMPELEEILGRTLGVPLFQEQAMKIAIVAAGFTPAEADGLRRSMATFKSIGLVNQYEKQLVAGMTKKGYTEDFAKRIFKQLEGFGSYGFPESHAASFALLVYVSCWLKHYYPDAFATALLNSMPMGFYQPAQIVIDAQKHGVEVRPPDINRSTWDNLLEEKSGKYYAIRLGFRQIKGVGQEEMDILVDRRSGGYKTVTALRDAGIAINTLERLADADAFRSMGLDRRKALWEVAALQDMPVEIFKGQPSESVLETQVELPLMTQGEHVVEDYASVGLSLKAHPVSFVRPQLEMLRSITTHAATHDAQNGQLIKVAGLVLVRQRPGTAKGVCFITIEDETGFTNLVVFQKLFDQYRKEILNSKLLMVEGKLQREGLVVHVIVTKCFDLTKLLGKLVQRENDDLPLLTLARADEKSAPYPSQNKKMQTREDGSKEVFYGGRNFK, translated from the coding sequence ATGGAATACAGCGAATTACAAGTCACCTCTAATTTTAGTTTCCTCAGAGGAGCATCACATCCTCATGAAATGGTAAACCAGGCGGCAGCGTTTGGGTATCGAAAAATTGCAATCACAGACCGCAACACACTGGCAGGTATTGTTCGTGCACATGTAGCAGCGAAGGATAAAGAAATCAAAATCATTCCTGCCTGCCGGCTTGATTTACTTGATGGGCCAAGTTTATTGGCTTATCCAACAGATAGGGAAGGATACGGCAGACTTTCCGCTTTATTGACCAAAGGCAATCTCCGGGCAGAAAAGGGGCAATGCCATTTGCATAAAGCAGATGTTTATGAACATGCCAAAGGTATTCTTTTTACGGTAGTTATGCCAAATCAACTGAACCGTCACTTTAATTTTGAAGATTCTTTTATTCAGCATATCAATGAATATAAAGAGGCACTTAACAAGCAGTTATATCTTTCCGCTACACGCAGCTATTTAGGTAACGATGATAAACTGATCTTTCGCGTTGAACAACTCTCAAAGCGATATAACATCCCTGCTGTAGCTACAAACAATGTGCACTACCATGAGCCTTCACGTAGAGAATTGCAAGATATTCTTACTTGTGTCAGAGAAAAATGTACTATTCATGATGCCGGGTTCCGCCTGAATCAAAATGCAGAACGCTTTATGAAGCCAGTGGCAGAAATGTATAGGTTGTTCCGCAAATATCCTGATACGGTCCGCAATACCATGTTCATAGCTGAAGCATGTACATTTTCTCTCGATGAGTTGAAATATATTTATCCTGAAGAGATTAACCAAAGTGGTCGCAGTCCAATGGAAGAATTGGAGTATCTAACCTGGAAAGGTGCTCATGAATTTTACGGCGCATTGATCCCTGAGAAAGTCGTGAATATGGTAAACCACGAAATGGAATTTGTTAAAAAGATGGACTACGCTAACTATTTTCTCTTTGTAGAGGATATTGTGAGGGAAGCACGTAGTCGGAACATACTCTGCCAGGGCCGTGGTTCGGCAGCGAATTCTGCCATCTGTTTTTGTTTAGGAATCACTTCTGTTAACCCAATGAAGTTTGATTTGCTGTTTGAGCGCTTTATTTCTCCTGCCAGAAATGAGCCGCCAGATATTGATGTTGATTTTGAACATGAACGCCGGGAAGAAATCATGCAGTATGTATATAAAAAATACGGGCGGGACCGTGCTGCGATTGTTGCCACAGTTACCCAACTTCACCAGAAAGGAGCGCTTCGTGACGTAGGCAAGGCCATGGGCTTATCTGTAGATACCATCAATAGACTATCAAATTCAGTATGGAAATTAACTGATGAATGGTTTGAGGGTAAACGGTTAACTGAGCAAGGCTTGAACCCAAACGATCCGCATCTTAAGAAAACGCTGGAATTGACTTCGCAAATGATGGGTTTTCCAAGGCAGCTTGGGCAGCATACCGGCGGCTTTGTGGTCACCAATGGAAAGTTAACAGATCTCTGTCCAATCTTAAATGCCCGAATGGATGACCGTACAAATATTGAATGGAATAAGGATGATATTGATGCGCTGGGGTTTTTGAAAGTAGATGTTCTCGCATTGGGGATGTTAACTTGTATACGTAAGGCCTTTGATGAATGTAAGCAGCATTATGGATTGAATTTAACTCTGGCGAATGTTCCACAAGATGACCCGGGAGTTTACGATATGATCTGTCTTGCAGATACGCTGGGAGTTTTTCAGATTGAAAGCCGGGCACAAATGTCTATGCTTCCACGATTAAAACCAAGAGGATTTTATGACCTGGTGATTGAGGTGGCCATTGTCAGGCCGGGGCCTATCCAGGGCGACATGGTACATCCGTATTTGCGCAGACGTAATGGGGAGGAAGACGTTGAATATCCAATGCCCGAATTGGAAGAGATTTTAGGACGCACATTAGGTGTTCCATTGTTCCAGGAGCAGGCCATGAAGATTGCTATCGTTGCTGCGGGGTTTACACCAGCAGAAGCTGATGGCCTGAGGCGAAGTATGGCCACTTTTAAATCTATAGGACTGGTTAATCAGTATGAAAAACAGCTTGTTGCTGGCATGACAAAAAAGGGATATACAGAAGATTTTGCTAAAAGGATTTTTAAACAGCTTGAAGGTTTTGGTAGCTATGGTTTCCCCGAAAGCCATGCAGCAAGTTTTGCGCTGTTGGTTTATGTTTCCTGCTGGCTGAAACATTATTATCCTGATGCTTTTGCAACTGCATTACTCAACAGCATGCCAATGGGTTTTTATCAACCCGCACAAATCGTAATTGATGCGCAAAAGCATGGCGTAGAAGTTCGCCCACCAGATATTAATCGCTCTACCTGGGACAACCTGCTGGAAGAAAAATCCGGTAAATATTATGCAATTCGGCTGGGCTTTCGTCAAATCAAAGGAGTAGGACAGGAAGAGATGGATATTTTAGTAGATCGTCGTAGCGGTGGTTACAAAACTGTCACTGCTTTGCGAGATGCCGGGATAGCAATAAATACTTTAGAAAGGCTGGCTGATGCTGACGCGTTCCGTTCTATGGGGCTTGACCGGAGAAAAGCACTCTGGGAAGTAGCCGCTTTACAAGATATGCCAGTTGAAATATTTAAAGGACAGCCCTCTGAAAGTGTTTTGGAAACGCAGGTCGAATTACCCCTGATGACACAAGGCGAGCATGTGGTTGAGGATTATGCTAGTGTTGGCCTGTCGCTAAAGGCACATCCGGTTAGCTTCGTCCGGCCGCAGCTGGAAATGTTGCGTAGTATTACTACGCATGCAGCTACTCACGATGCTCAAAATGGGCAACTTATAAAAGTTGCAGGATTAGTACTTGTCCGACAGCGTCCAGGAACCGCTAAAGGAGTTTGCTTTATTACGATAGAAGATGAGACTGGCTTCACGAATCTTGTTGTGTTTCAGAAGCTTTTTGATCAGTACAGAAAGGAAATTTTGAATTCCAAATTATTGATGGTTGAAGGAAAATTGCAACGGGAAGGTTTAGTAGTACATGTCATCGTTACTAAGTGTTTTGATTTAACGAAGTTGCTAGGCAAGCTGGTACAAAGAGAGAATGATGACTTGCCGTTATTGACTTTAGCCCGCGCAGACGAAAAGAGCGCTCCTTATCCATCGCAAAATAAGAAGATGCAAACTCGCGAAGACGGTTCAAAAGAGGTGTTTTATGGAGGAAGAAATTTTAAATAG
- a CDS encoding carbon-nitrogen hydrolase family protein: MKIALASPPFPENINDGLQTLEKMVIEAADLKAEIICFPESYLPGYPGMGYSKADQTSENLETALNEVCRIAAENSIAIIVPMDWYIDKQLVNLAYVVSEKGEILGYQTKNQLDPSEDTIWVPGTERSIFEIKDVKFGITICHEGFRYPESVRWAAQNGARIVFHPHFSGSNTNGVKLTEWGNKSNPYYEKAMVMRALENTIYFASVNYSSLYPESASSLIDPAGNCVLHEVYERSGIIVGEIDPDQATGLLAKRFKNSLYS; this comes from the coding sequence ATGAAAATAGCTTTAGCTTCCCCTCCATTTCCGGAAAATATCAATGATGGTTTACAGACACTTGAGAAGATGGTGATAGAGGCTGCTGATCTGAAAGCTGAAATTATCTGTTTCCCAGAATCTTATCTTCCAGGATATCCAGGGATGGGTTATTCAAAAGCAGACCAGACTAGCGAAAACCTGGAGACAGCATTAAACGAAGTGTGCAGAATTGCGGCTGAGAACTCAATTGCAATTATTGTTCCTATGGATTGGTATATCGATAAACAACTTGTCAACCTGGCTTATGTTGTTTCCGAAAAGGGTGAAATATTAGGTTATCAAACTAAAAATCAACTAGATCCTTCTGAGGACACTATCTGGGTGCCAGGTACAGAGAGATCTATATTTGAGATTAAAGATGTCAAATTTGGTATAACTATATGCCATGAAGGATTTCGTTATCCTGAATCAGTAAGATGGGCGGCACAAAACGGTGCCCGGATCGTTTTTCATCCTCACTTTTCTGGAAGTAATACGAATGGAGTGAAGCTAACGGAATGGGGCAATAAAAGCAACCCTTACTATGAAAAAGCAATGGTGATGAGAGCTTTAGAAAACACGATTTATTTTGCCAGCGTTAATTATTCATCCCTTTATCCTGAATCAGCCAGTTCATTAATTGACCCTGCTGGAAATTGTGTACTCCATGAAGTTTATGAAAGATCTGGTATTATTGTTGGAGAAATTGACCCTGATCAGGCAACTGGCCTATTAGCCAAAAGATTTAAAAACTCCCTATACAGTTAA
- a CDS encoding helix-turn-helix domain-containing protein produces the protein MAANFIYPNGISIRYGYPHFSSDVPVTVVYIFTLPMAVIPGIYAFMGLAVLRAYRKNLPDHYSYTERISLNWLKWLVISILVLFILLFLLIRFGRQQQIVNTENLFTYVGTALSIYVFIIGYMGMSQESITKKEMPDEKPAEPIPYKKTGLDEISAAQLYQRLLGHMEKEKPYLRDDLSLSILAQQIGVNPNQLSQAINQKSANNFFVFVNTYRVEEVKTKLLDPDLSHLSILGIAYECGFRSKSAFNRIFKTQTGIGPLEYQKQNNKN, from the coding sequence ATGGCAGCAAATTTTATTTATCCCAATGGAATATCGATCAGATACGGCTATCCCCACTTTTCATCCGATGTCCCCGTAACCGTCGTTTATATTTTCACCCTGCCAATGGCAGTTATACCGGGAATATATGCATTCATGGGCTTAGCAGTCCTCCGGGCTTACCGGAAAAATCTTCCAGATCATTATTCCTACACCGAAAGGATCAGTTTAAACTGGCTTAAATGGCTGGTCATTTCGATACTTGTACTATTTATTCTATTATTTCTGTTAATCCGGTTTGGCAGGCAACAGCAGATTGTCAACACTGAAAACCTGTTTACCTATGTTGGTACTGCTCTCTCTATTTATGTATTTATCATTGGCTATATGGGTATGTCCCAGGAAAGCATAACAAAAAAAGAAATGCCCGACGAAAAACCAGCAGAGCCCATCCCCTATAAAAAAACCGGCCTTGATGAAATTTCTGCTGCACAGTTATACCAAAGGTTACTTGGGCATATGGAAAAGGAAAAACCTTATCTCAGGGACGACCTTAGTCTTTCCATACTGGCGCAACAGATTGGCGTAAACCCAAACCAGCTTTCACAGGCTATCAACCAAAAATCAGCAAACAACTTTTTTGTTTTTGTCAATACCTACCGGGTGGAGGAAGTAAAAACAAAGCTTTTAGATCCTGATCTCTCTCATCTCTCCATCCTTGGAATAGCCTACGAATGCGGTTTCCGTTCTAAATCAGCATTCAACAGGATCTTCAAAACACAAACCGGGATCGGACCACTTGAATACCAGAAACAGAACAACAAGAATTGA
- a CDS encoding SDR family oxidoreductase yields the protein MDFKNKNVVITGGTTGIGLATAKAFINSGANVWITGRNAANLQKATEEINNPKLFTVVSDTSKPEEISILEKAIAESGNKLDVLFLNAGIATFEPIEQVTEANFDAQFNTNVKGHFFTLQKLLPHLADGAAVVFTSSSVASAANLGASVYSATKGALNKIAQIAANELAGRKIRVNIVSPGPILTPGLDNALPPEAKESLASATALQRIGDPDEIAKTVLFLASDAASFITGTEITVDGGYHTYALK from the coding sequence ATGGACTTTAAAAATAAAAATGTTGTTATCACAGGTGGAACTACCGGAATAGGGCTGGCCACAGCAAAAGCATTTATCAACTCAGGCGCTAATGTTTGGATTACTGGTAGAAATGCTGCCAATCTGCAAAAAGCAACCGAAGAAATAAACAACCCGAAATTGTTTACTGTAGTATCGGACACTTCAAAACCCGAAGAAATTTCGATCCTGGAAAAAGCAATTGCAGAAAGCGGGAACAAATTAGATGTCCTTTTCCTGAATGCGGGAATCGCGACATTTGAGCCAATAGAACAAGTAACTGAGGCAAATTTTGATGCACAGTTCAATACCAATGTTAAAGGGCATTTCTTCACATTGCAAAAATTACTTCCCCATCTGGCAGATGGAGCAGCGGTAGTTTTCACTTCTTCATCGGTTGCCTCAGCTGCAAATTTAGGAGCCAGCGTATATTCTGCAACCAAAGGAGCATTGAATAAAATTGCCCAGATTGCAGCAAATGAACTGGCGGGAAGAAAAATCCGTGTAAACATCGTTAGCCCGGGACCTATTCTAACCCCTGGTTTAGATAATGCCTTACCCCCAGAAGCAAAAGAATCTTTAGCCAGCGCTACAGCTCTGCAACGGATTGGTGATCCTGATGAGATTGCAAAAACAGTGTTATTCCTGGCTTCTGATGCCGCAAGTTTTATCACAGGAACAGAGATCACTGTGGATGGCGGTTACCATACCTATGCATTAAAATAG
- a CDS encoding GAF domain-containing protein has protein sequence MPYNELKRLEAVNRFLKVQVDKQEEFKEITQLAADICGVPNALITLIGQDTEYILFNDRFIPSSGRDESFCHFVVESAAIMVVPDAQLDPDLKSYAAVRREAGIRFYAGAPLTTNDGQTLGSLCVFDQKPGQLTEIQKKMLQNLAKQVIQLLDFESNLHFLKEQYLNAKKLELKMNSFFESTTSNHLLLDKDLNIICCNKAVKELIKKAYGVEMHPGMNIKQFIDADYVADFINNCSITLSGESIRLELLHNYGVSSSWFIESYDPARNNDGEIIGISYNSIDISKRIASQQTALAQQRKLNHIAFIQSHEFRRPVATIKGMLNLMEMDGYDENYPLLKVIRNSVNEIDDNIVEIVNFTVKNAEY, from the coding sequence ATGCCATATAATGAGTTAAAAAGACTGGAGGCGGTAAATCGATTTCTAAAAGTTCAGGTTGATAAACAGGAAGAATTTAAAGAAATCACCCAGTTGGCTGCAGATATTTGCGGCGTACCAAACGCGCTGATCACGCTAATAGGTCAGGATACAGAATATATCCTATTTAATGACAGGTTTATACCCAGCTCTGGCAGGGATGAATCCTTTTGTCATTTTGTAGTAGAAAGCGCAGCCATAATGGTTGTTCCAGATGCGCAATTAGATCCTGATCTTAAGAGTTACGCTGCGGTAAGAAGGGAGGCTGGTATCCGCTTTTATGCAGGCGCGCCGCTCACTACTAATGACGGACAAACACTGGGAAGTTTATGTGTTTTTGATCAAAAACCAGGGCAACTTACAGAAATCCAAAAAAAGATGTTGCAAAACCTAGCCAAACAGGTCATCCAGTTGCTAGATTTTGAAAGCAATCTCCATTTTCTAAAAGAACAATATTTGAATGCCAAAAAACTTGAATTGAAAATGAATTCATTTTTTGAAAGCACCACGAGCAACCACTTGTTGCTGGATAAAGATTTGAACATAATTTGCTGTAATAAAGCAGTTAAAGAATTGATCAAGAAGGCTTATGGAGTTGAAATGCATCCGGGCATGAATATCAAGCAGTTCATTGATGCTGATTATGTGGCAGACTTTATTAATAATTGTAGTATTACGTTATCAGGAGAAAGTATCAGACTGGAACTTTTACACAATTATGGAGTGTCCTCCAGTTGGTTTATAGAAAGTTATGATCCGGCTAGAAATAACGATGGTGAAATTATCGGTATATCTTATAATTCCATCGATATTTCCAAAAGAATAGCCTCTCAGCAGACCGCTTTAGCTCAGCAACGTAAACTCAACCATATTGCATTTATACAGTCTCACGAATTTCGCAGACCGGTAGCCACAATCAAAGGCATGCTTAATCTGATGGAAATGGATGGATACGATGAGAATTATCCATTGTTAAAAGTGATCAGAAATAGCGTAAACGAGATAGACGATAACATAGTTGAGATTGTAAATTTTACAGTTAAAAACGCTGAATACTAA
- a CDS encoding ImuA family protein has translation MNTKQELINKLQKDILLWQGFKPQVPGAAEAIGLGEIELAFPNGVFPKKAIHEFISVLPEQSAASDGFIGAVLSILMKDGAACVWISTARKLFPVSLRLFNVDPERIIFIDVTREKDALWVAEEAIKCDGLAAVVVELSELSLIESRRLQLAVEETGVTGFILRKDATKQASNVATARWKITPVPSETEEEMPGVGFPRWKVELTKVRNGNPGNWILEWAGDRFVEVQDQQKTLWYDKEERQIG, from the coding sequence ATGAATACGAAACAAGAATTGATTAATAAGCTGCAAAAGGATATTCTTTTGTGGCAGGGCTTTAAACCGCAGGTACCTGGTGCAGCAGAGGCCATTGGTTTAGGAGAGATTGAATTAGCCTTTCCAAATGGGGTTTTCCCTAAAAAGGCGATTCATGAATTCATTAGTGTGCTACCGGAACAATCGGCTGCCAGTGATGGCTTTATTGGTGCAGTACTATCCATTTTGATGAAAGACGGAGCGGCTTGCGTTTGGATCAGTACCGCCCGAAAGTTATTTCCAGTTTCACTGCGGTTGTTCAATGTAGATCCCGAACGGATTATTTTTATTGATGTAACCAGAGAAAAAGATGCGCTATGGGTTGCAGAAGAAGCTATAAAATGCGACGGACTTGCAGCTGTAGTTGTGGAATTGAGTGAGCTGAGCCTAATTGAATCCAGAAGGTTGCAGTTAGCTGTGGAAGAAACTGGCGTAACAGGTTTTATTTTGCGTAAAGATGCCACAAAGCAAGCCAGTAATGTTGCAACAGCACGTTGGAAAATCACGCCAGTACCTAGTGAAACTGAAGAAGAGATGCCGGGGGTTGGCTTCCCCAGGTGGAAAGTAGAGCTGACTAAAGTTAGAAACGGTAATCCAGGAAATTGGATTTTAGAATGGGCCGGTGACCGGTTTGTTGAAGTGCAGGATCAACAAAAAACGTTATGGTATGATAAAGAAGAAAGACAAATTGGTTAA
- a CDS encoding NAD(P)-dependent oxidoreductase: MQSQPVIALLSPGDMGTQIAKALIKNNFRVITAGDGRSEKTLINIQDAGIEDTGSLQNTIEHADIIFSLTSPKGSVELAENIVLCLQNSSNRPLYADLNSNTASLALYIEKLLLPMDIPFVNGAVMGASKDIPDKAVFIVSGSHRNDFINLFRNIFIIKDAGEKTEASSAYKLLFSMINKGMNALFFETMTAAAHFGILDELNDSLQEFLPGTYKDLIKTTPTYPQHLFRRIDEMEGLTEMLKNENLPHIVASGIAETFDRVYKSQIFENEKPEQVIETFQNFKKLRK; encoded by the coding sequence ATGCAGTCTCAGCCAGTAATTGCACTTCTTTCCCCAGGAGATATGGGAACTCAGATTGCAAAAGCTTTAATAAAAAATAATTTCAGAGTAATTACCGCTGGAGATGGAAGGTCTGAAAAGACACTTATAAATATTCAGGATGCAGGAATTGAAGATACTGGCTCCTTGCAGAATACCATCGAACATGCAGATATTATATTTTCCCTTACAAGTCCGAAAGGCAGCGTGGAACTTGCAGAAAATATCGTGTTATGTCTACAGAATTCCTCCAATCGTCCACTGTATGCAGACTTGAACTCTAACACGGCTTCTTTGGCTTTGTACATTGAAAAATTATTGCTGCCAATGGATATTCCATTTGTGAATGGAGCAGTAATGGGGGCTTCAAAAGATATACCGGATAAGGCCGTTTTCATTGTAAGCGGCAGTCACAGAAATGATTTTATAAATCTGTTCAGAAACATTTTCATCATCAAAGATGCAGGCGAAAAAACTGAAGCTTCATCAGCCTATAAATTGCTGTTCTCCATGATTAATAAAGGAATGAATGCCTTGTTTTTTGAAACCATGACAGCGGCTGCACACTTTGGTATTCTTGACGAATTGAATGACAGCCTTCAGGAATTCCTTCCTGGAACTTATAAGGATCTTATAAAAACCACACCAACTTACCCGCAGCATCTTTTCAGGAGGATCGATGAGATGGAAGGTCTGACTGAAATGCTTAAAAATGAAAACCTTCCTCATATCGTTGCCTCTGGAATTGCCGAAACATTTGACAGGGTTTACAAATCACAGATCTTTGAAAATGAGAAACCTGAACAAGTCATTGAAACTTTTCAGAATTTTAAAAAATTAAGGAAGTAA
- a CDS encoding GAF domain-containing protein, with protein MKIDREDELQQIVELAANICNVPIAMITLMDDQTQYIKFKVGTDPIGISFHENFCRHTVVQKELLIIPDTQLDERVKNNSYVVHQPHIRFYAGSPLTTHDGFNIGTLCVYDRQPKTLTIIEQKMLSRLARQVTRLLEFDASLQLLKEQYESSRVEEIKLRSFFESSGCCHLLLDTHLRVLSFNNTMVNLLRNNYQLTIAEGMEVNDYIEPGFVEEFIRNCKRALLGENVNIETIINSPKGSNPWHLIFEPAFDSMGAIIGVTYSATDITQMVRDEKTVIEQGESLRQIDRILSANLHHPLEVIKGTMATMKQQGYPDDVIEFNLLEKACDELLDKGSLIILSEERNGGNVPSSLNASIY; from the coding sequence ATGAAGATTGATAGAGAGGACGAATTACAGCAAATCGTCGAACTTGCAGCCAATATATGTAATGTACCGATAGCGATGATTACACTTATGGATGATCAGACTCAATATATCAAATTCAAAGTCGGTACTGATCCTATTGGAATTTCTTTTCATGAAAACTTTTGCAGGCATACTGTTGTACAAAAAGAACTGTTAATTATTCCCGATACACAGTTGGATGAGCGGGTGAAGAATAATTCATATGTAGTTCACCAACCGCACATCCGCTTTTATGCAGGATCGCCACTAACTACTCACGACGGCTTTAATATAGGTACATTGTGTGTTTACGATAGACAGCCTAAAACACTGACAATCATTGAGCAAAAGATGTTAAGCCGGCTTGCACGGCAAGTCACCCGCTTGTTGGAATTTGATGCCAGTCTCCAGTTATTGAAAGAACAATATGAATCTTCACGTGTAGAAGAAATTAAGCTCCGTTCTTTCTTTGAAAGTTCTGGTTGCTGCCATTTGCTGCTGGATACTCATCTGCGTGTGCTTTCCTTTAACAACACCATGGTCAATTTACTCAGGAACAACTATCAGCTAACAATTGCAGAAGGGATGGAGGTGAATGATTATATTGAACCTGGATTTGTTGAGGAGTTCATCAGGAATTGTAAACGCGCATTATTGGGAGAAAATGTCAATATTGAAACCATCATCAACTCGCCAAAAGGAAGTAACCCATGGCATCTTATTTTCGAGCCTGCTTTTGATTCTATGGGAGCCATTATAGGTGTTACTTATAGTGCAACAGACATTACACAAATGGTAAGGGATGAAAAAACGGTTATAGAACAAGGAGAATCTCTTCGTCAGATTGATCGTATTCTCTCCGCTAACTTACATCATCCTCTAGAAGTTATCAAAGGTACAATGGCTACTATGAAACAGCAAGGTTATCCAGATGATGTGATAGAGTTTAACCTGCTGGAAAAGGCTTGTGATGAACTTTTGGACAAAGGGAGCCTAATCATTTTATCAGAGGAACGAAATGGTGGGAATGTACCTTCATCATTAAACGCTTCCATCTATTAA
- a CDS encoding Y-family DNA polymerase produces the protein MQKRYVYIWFRHLLADWQLIRRPELKDVPFVFASPAHGRNMITAVSPLALTHGVEVGMRAADAKAICPDLELLDDKSGRAAKLLKGIGEWCVRYSPIVMIDDFSVEGLIMDVSGCTHLWGGEREYLKEIIARLKSKGYHARLAMADTIGAAWAIARFGAITPLIASGEHKDALLPLPPEALRLPEIILARLSKLGFYQIKTFIGMPRSVLRRRFGEGFLQRMGQALGTVDEVIIPLQVPVPFQERLHSMEPIKTRNGIEIAITRLLERLCLSMQSQGKGLRTGILTCYRIDGKVIQIAIGTSGATHNVVHLFKLFQLKVEQIRPALGIELFVMEASKVDEVTPGQEVIWTGKAGLKNQSVIRLLDRVANKIGAGVISRYVPATHYWPERSAKRSLLITELPGSEWRIDKPRPTELLKQPHPVEVMAIIPDHPPKFFIYKGMKHLVVKADGPERIEREWWLDEGEHRDYYQVEDEHGQRYWLFRSGHYGDHQEYKWFLHGFFA, from the coding sequence ATGCAAAAACGTTACGTCTATATATGGTTCCGCCACTTGCTGGCCGACTGGCAGCTTATACGCCGCCCGGAACTTAAAGACGTACCTTTTGTTTTTGCATCTCCAGCTCATGGCCGAAACATGATTACCGCGGTCAGCCCTTTAGCATTAACACATGGAGTTGAAGTTGGTATGCGTGCAGCAGACGCTAAAGCGATTTGTCCAGATCTGGAATTATTGGATGATAAATCCGGAAGAGCTGCCAAGCTGTTAAAAGGAATTGGAGAATGGTGCGTACGGTATTCGCCAATAGTAATGATAGACGACTTTTCAGTTGAAGGATTAATCATGGATGTTAGTGGCTGCACACATCTTTGGGGTGGAGAGCGTGAATATCTGAAGGAAATTATAGCACGGTTAAAAAGCAAAGGCTATCATGCTCGGCTTGCCATGGCAGACACTATTGGTGCTGCCTGGGCAATAGCGCGTTTCGGCGCAATTACCCCACTTATCGCTTCAGGCGAGCACAAAGACGCTTTACTTCCTTTGCCGCCAGAAGCGCTGCGTTTACCAGAAATTATTTTGGCCAGGTTAAGTAAACTTGGGTTTTATCAGATCAAAACCTTTATTGGTATGCCTCGCTCGGTATTACGAAGGCGTTTCGGAGAAGGATTTCTGCAAAGAATGGGGCAGGCTTTGGGTACGGTCGATGAAGTCATTATACCCCTCCAGGTCCCTGTACCTTTTCAGGAACGTCTGCATTCCATGGAACCAATCAAAACGCGTAACGGAATTGAAATTGCAATTACGCGGTTGTTAGAGCGTTTATGCTTGAGCATGCAAAGTCAAGGAAAAGGTTTGCGGACTGGAATATTGACTTGTTACCGGATTGACGGTAAAGTTATCCAGATTGCTATAGGCACCAGTGGTGCTACTCATAATGTAGTTCATTTGTTTAAGCTTTTTCAACTTAAAGTTGAACAGATAAGGCCTGCTTTAGGTATTGAATTATTTGTGATGGAAGCTTCCAAAGTAGATGAAGTTACACCCGGGCAGGAAGTAATTTGGACAGGGAAAGCGGGGTTAAAAAACCAGAGTGTTATCCGTTTGCTAGACCGGGTGGCTAATAAAATTGGTGCTGGAGTGATTAGCCGCTATGTTCCTGCTACGCATTATTGGCCGGAGCGGTCTGCAAAAAGATCTTTATTGATTACTGAGTTGCCCGGCAGTGAGTGGCGCATAGATAAACCCCGTCCAACAGAGTTATTGAAACAGCCTCATCCGGTAGAGGTAATGGCAATCATACCCGATCATCCGCCAAAATTTTTCATTTATAAAGGGATGAAACATCTGGTTGTTAAGGCAGATGGACCAGAACGTATTGAACGGGAATGGTGGTTAGATGAGGGGGAGCACCGTGATTATTATCAGGTGGAAGATGAACATGGTCAGCGATATTGGCTGTTTCGTTCCGGTCATTATGGTGATCACCAGGAATATAAATGGTTTTTACATGGCTTTTTTGCCTAA